One genomic region from Blattabacterium cuenoti encodes:
- the rpsJ gene encoding 30S ribosomal protein S10, translating into MGHDIKIKLKSYDYNLLDKSAERIVNSVLPTGVVLNGPVPLPTEKKIFTVLRSPHVNKKSREQFFLPTHKRLLQIHNASSKTVDALMKLELPSGVEAEIKV; encoded by the coding sequence ATGGGTCATGATATAAAAATTAAATTAAAATCTTATGATTATAATTTGTTAGATAAATCAGCTGAAAGAATTGTTAATTCGGTGCTTCCTACTGGAGTTGTGTTGAATGGACCTGTCCCTTTACCTACTGAAAAAAAAATATTTACAGTATTACGTTCTCCACATGTAAACAAAAAATCAAGAGAACAATTCTTTCTCCCTACTCATAAAAGACTTTTACAAATTCATAATGCCTCATCTAAAACAGTAGATGCATTGATGAAACTAGAGTTGCCCAGTGGAGTTGAAGCGGAAATAAAAGTGTAA
- the rplV gene encoding 50S ribosomal protein L22 has translation MKQETGVASASLKRVRTSPRKMRMVVNLIRNKEIQSALDILTYSHKRRISIFLKKLLLSLLSNWKKKYDESYSKKEYLYIKEIRVNQGKTLKRLRPVPQGRGHRIRKRSSNVVVFLEKRKEM, from the coding sequence ATGAAACAAGAAACTGGTGTAGCTTCAGCTTCTTTGAAAAGAGTGAGAACCTCTCCAAGAAAGATGAGAATGGTAGTAAATTTAATTCGAAATAAAGAAATCCAAAGTGCTTTAGATATATTAACATATAGTCATAAAAGAAGAATATCTATTTTTTTAAAGAAATTACTTCTTTCTTTATTGTCTAATTGGAAAAAAAAGTATGATGAATCTTATTCTAAAAAAGAATATTTATATATAAAGGAAATTAGAGTTAATCAAGGAAAAACCTTAAAAAGGTTACGTCCTGTCCCTCAAGGGAGAGGGCACAGGATCCGAAAAAGGTCAAGTAATGTTGTAGTTTTTTTAGAAAAAAGAAAAGAAATGTGA
- the rpsL gene encoding 30S ribosomal protein S12, translated as MPTIQQLIRKGRTSVPKKRKSIALEFCPQKRGVCTRVYTTTPKKPNSAMRKVARVRFTNGREVISYITGEGHNLQEHSIVLVKGGRVKDLPGVKYKIVRGARDTAGVSGRKKSRSKYGAKITKKG; from the coding sequence ATGCCTACTATACAACAATTAATTAGAAAAGGTCGTACTTCTGTTCCCAAAAAAAGGAAATCTATTGCATTGGAATTTTGTCCTCAAAAAAGAGGAGTTTGTACTAGAGTTTATACTACAACACCAAAGAAGCCAAATTCAGCTATGCGAAAAGTAGCTCGTGTTCGTTTTACAAATGGAAGAGAAGTTATTAGTTATATAACAGGAGAAGGACATAATCTTCAAGAACATTCAATCGTATTAGTTAAAGGAGGTAGAGTGAAAGATTTGCCAGGAGTAAAGTATAAAATCGTGCGAGGCGCTCGTGATACAGCTGGAGTGAGTGGGAGAAAAAAAAGCAGAAGTAAATATGGAGCTAAAATAACTAAAAAAGGTTGA
- the rpsS gene encoding 30S ribosomal protein S19 produces the protein MARSLKKGPYVSLKLHKKVLINLKSEKKTVIKTWSRPSTILPDFVGQTFAVHNGKQFVSVYVTENMIGHKLGEFAPTRTFRGHSGSKNKLKVKN, from the coding sequence ATGGCAAGATCTTTAAAGAAAGGCCCATATGTATCTCTAAAGTTGCATAAAAAAGTATTGATCAACCTAAAATCAGAAAAAAAAACTGTTATTAAAACTTGGTCCAGACCGTCTACTATTTTACCGGATTTTGTTGGACAAACATTTGCTGTTCATAATGGAAAACAATTTGTCAGTGTATATGTTACTGAAAATATGATTGGACATAAATTGGGAGAATTTGCTCCAACTCGCACTTTTAGAGGACATTCTGGATCCAAAAATAAATTGAAAGTGAAAAATTAA
- the rplW gene encoding 50S ribosomal protein L23, whose amino-acid sequence MILIKPFVTEKLTKKDKNNCYALSVDVNCNKIQIKKEIKKKFGISVKNIRTMIYPRKDKSKYTKKGFLYGKTSKMKKAVIQLEENQKIDFINKKEV is encoded by the coding sequence ATGATTTTGATTAAACCTTTTGTTACAGAAAAATTAACCAAAAAAGATAAAAATAATTGTTATGCTTTATCTGTAGATGTAAATTGTAATAAAATTCAAATCAAGAAAGAAATTAAAAAAAAGTTTGGAATTTCTGTAAAAAATATTAGAACTATGATTTATCCCAGAAAAGATAAATCAAAATACACTAAAAAAGGATTTCTTTATGGAAAAACTAGTAAAATGAAAAAAGCTGTTATTCAACTTGAAGAAAATCAGAAAATTGATTTTATCAATAAAAAAGAAGTCTAA
- the rplP gene encoding 50S ribosomal protein L16 codes for MLQPKKTKYKKKQKGRIRGNSKKGIFLSRGLYGIKALESAWITSRQLEAARVAATRYMKREGKLWINIFPDKPATKKPQEVRMGKGKGPVEFWVSVVKPGRILFEIDGVEMNEAKEALRLAAQKLPIKMKFIFSNEVKL; via the coding sequence ATGTTGCAACCAAAAAAAACAAAATATAAAAAAAAACAAAAAGGAAGAATTCGTGGAAATTCAAAAAAAGGAATTTTTCTTTCCAGAGGTTTGTATGGGATAAAAGCTTTAGAAAGCGCTTGGATTACTTCAAGGCAATTAGAAGCAGCACGAGTAGCTGCTACAAGGTATATGAAAAGAGAGGGTAAACTATGGATTAATATATTTCCAGATAAACCTGCTACTAAAAAACCACAAGAAGTACGTATGGGAAAAGGAAAAGGTCCTGTTGAATTTTGGGTTTCTGTTGTTAAACCCGGAAGAATTTTGTTCGAAATCGATGGAGTGGAAATGAATGAGGCTAAAGAAGCTTTAAGACTAGCTGCCCAAAAGCTTCCTATTAAAATGAAATTTATTTTTTCTAATGAAGTTAAATTATGA
- the rplC gene encoding 50S ribosomal protein L3, with protein sequence MSGLIGKNIGMTSLFMEDGKNVPCTVVQVDPCYVIQIKTIENDGYFSVQFGVDEKKIKRTNKPLLGHFKKAGLSPKKKLLEFKGNSISNFTLGSKVTVDFFREGELVHIKGISKGKGFQGVVKRHNFSGVGERTHGQHNRLRAPGSIGAGSDPSRVFKGKKMAGKMGKKSVTIKNLKILKIDAHQNLIILKGSVPGNKNSYLMINKKKWN encoded by the coding sequence ATGTCTGGATTAATAGGAAAAAATATAGGGATGACAAGTCTTTTCATGGAAGATGGAAAAAATGTTCCTTGTACTGTTGTACAAGTAGATCCTTGTTATGTAATCCAAATAAAAACAATAGAAAACGATGGTTATTTTTCTGTTCAATTTGGAGTTGATGAAAAAAAAATTAAAAGAACTAATAAACCTTTGTTAGGTCATTTTAAGAAAGCTGGATTATCTCCGAAAAAAAAACTATTAGAATTTAAAGGTAATTCAATTTCTAATTTTACTTTGGGAAGTAAAGTTACTGTAGATTTTTTTCGAGAAGGGGAGTTAGTTCATATCAAAGGGATTTCTAAAGGAAAAGGATTTCAAGGAGTGGTTAAAAGACATAATTTTTCAGGTGTAGGAGAAAGGACTCATGGTCAACATAATCGCTTAAGAGCTCCGGGATCAATAGGTGCTGGGTCTGATCCTTCGCGTGTTTTTAAAGGAAAGAAAATGGCCGGAAAAATGGGAAAAAAAAGTGTAACCATTAAAAACTTAAAAATACTGAAAATAGATGCTCATCAAAATTTGATAATTTTGAAAGGATCAGTTCCAGGAAATAAAAATTCATATTTGATGATTAATAAAAAAAAATGGAATTAA
- the rpsG gene encoding 30S ribosomal protein S7 gives MRKVKKKAKIYLPDPKFNDALVARFVNHLMKNGKKNVAYKIFYNAMQKIDLIKEKEEKSALEIWKEGLKNVTPHVEVRSRRMGGSNIQVPVPISSNSKITKAMKLLISCASIRNEKTMANKLASEIWDAFQEQGEAIKRKENIHKMAEANKAFSHFRF, from the coding sequence ATGAGAAAAGTGAAAAAAAAAGCGAAAATATATTTGCCAGACCCAAAATTCAATGATGCACTTGTTGCACGTTTTGTTAATCATTTAATGAAAAATGGAAAAAAAAACGTGGCATATAAAATATTTTATAATGCTATGCAAAAAATAGATTTAATAAAAGAAAAAGAAGAAAAATCAGCATTAGAAATATGGAAAGAGGGATTAAAAAATGTAACGCCTCATGTAGAAGTAAGAAGTCGACGGATGGGTGGATCAAATATACAAGTTCCGGTTCCTATTTCTTCTAATAGTAAAATAACAAAAGCAATGAAATTGTTGATATCTTGCGCATCTATTAGAAACGAGAAAACTATGGCAAATAAATTAGCTTCTGAAATATGGGATGCTTTCCAAGAACAAGGAGAAGCTATTAAAAGGAAAGAAAACATTCACAAAATGGCAGAAGCCAATAAAGCCTTTTCGCATTTTAGATTTTAG
- the rplD gene encoding 50S ribosomal protein L4, with translation MELRVLDINGNLTEKKVEFNEKFFSKKSYDHSMYLEVKRYLFAQRQGTHKSKERGEVSGSTRKLHRQKGTGGSRKGDIKNPIFRGGGRVFGPKPRKYSIKLNKNTKNRVKKFIIEQKLIQNRIKIVENIELNIPKTKFISELLKSLQLKNKKLLMVLGEKNKNLYLSSRNLEKFKLLNVNELDCFSLLNFPYIVFSENSIKKIHEFLSI, from the coding sequence ATGGAATTAAGAGTTTTAGATATCAATGGAAATTTGACTGAAAAAAAAGTAGAATTTAATGAAAAATTTTTTTCTAAAAAATCTTATGATCATTCTATGTATTTAGAAGTAAAGAGATATTTGTTTGCCCAACGTCAAGGAACGCATAAATCCAAAGAAAGAGGGGAAGTATCCGGAAGTACTAGAAAATTACATAGACAAAAGGGAACAGGAGGTTCTAGAAAAGGAGACATTAAGAACCCTATTTTTAGAGGAGGAGGAAGAGTATTTGGCCCCAAACCAAGAAAATATTCAATTAAATTAAATAAAAATACAAAAAATAGGGTAAAAAAATTCATTATTGAACAAAAACTAATACAAAATAGAATCAAAATTGTAGAAAATATTGAATTGAATATTCCAAAAACAAAATTTATTTCAGAATTATTAAAATCCCTACAGTTAAAAAATAAAAAATTATTAATGGTACTTGGAGAAAAAAATAAAAATTTATATTTATCATCTCGTAATTTAGAAAAATTTAAACTATTAAATGTGAATGAACTGGATTGTTTTTCTCTATTAAATTTTCCATATATTGTTTTTTCTGAAAATTCAATAAAAAAAATTCACGAATTTTTGTCTATATAA
- the rpsC gene encoding 30S ribosomal protein S3, with the protein MGQKTNPIVNRLGIITGWQSSWCNNYKDRIQEDFKVRRYIEARLPKGIVSRIFIERTLKFITITIRTSRPALVIGKGGDEVDTIRKELKKLTKKEVQINISEVKRPELDAPLVAKSLVRQLENRISYKKAIKLSILSAMRMNAQGIRVQISGRLNGSEMARCETYKEGRISLGTFRADVDYHMAVAHTVYGSIGIKVWIMKGEVYGKRELSPLLGIQKKQRGNKLSHRKK; encoded by the coding sequence ATGGGACAAAAAACAAATCCAATTGTTAACCGTCTTGGAATCATTACAGGATGGCAATCTAGCTGGTGCAATAATTATAAAGATAGAATACAGGAAGATTTTAAAGTAAGAAGATATATAGAAGCCAGATTACCAAAAGGTATAGTTTCTCGTATTTTCATTGAAAGAACTTTAAAATTTATTACTATTACTATTCGTACATCGCGACCAGCTCTTGTTATAGGAAAAGGAGGAGATGAAGTAGATACGATTAGAAAAGAATTAAAAAAACTTACTAAAAAAGAAGTTCAAATTAATATATCAGAAGTTAAACGTCCTGAATTAGATGCACCATTAGTAGCTAAAAGTTTAGTAAGACAATTAGAAAATCGAATATCTTATAAAAAAGCAATTAAATTATCTATCCTTTCTGCTATGAGAATGAATGCTCAAGGGATAAGGGTTCAGATTTCAGGCAGACTCAATGGCTCAGAAATGGCTAGATGTGAAACCTATAAAGAAGGTAGAATTTCTCTCGGAACTTTTCGTGCTGATGTCGATTATCATATGGCAGTAGCTCATACTGTTTATGGAAGTATAGGGATTAAAGTATGGATTATGAAAGGAGAAGTGTATGGAAAAAGAGAATTATCTCCTTTATTAGGAATACAAAAAAAACAAAGAGGAAATAAACTCTCTCACAGAAAAAAATAA
- the rplX gene encoding 50S ribosomal protein L24, which translates to MTRIKKEDKVLVLSGNHKGNEGIVLKVVPKKNKVIVRGLNIVKRHSKPSMKNPKGGIIEKEALIHISNLKKVVKEKEKNDLSI; encoded by the coding sequence ATGACAAGAATAAAAAAAGAAGATAAGGTATTGGTTTTATCAGGAAATCATAAAGGAAATGAAGGAATTGTTTTAAAAGTTGTTCCTAAAAAAAATAAAGTTATTGTACGTGGTTTGAATATAGTAAAAAGACATTCAAAACCCAGTATGAAAAATCCTAAAGGAGGAATCATAGAAAAAGAAGCTCTCATCCATATATCTAATTTAAAAAAAGTGGTGAAAGAAAAAGAAAAGAATGATTTATCAATCTAG
- the rpsQ gene encoding 30S ribosomal protein S17 → MAGEDKKSIIRNRRKQKQGTVISDKMDKTIVVSEVKKIKHRYYGKSVIKKKKYMVHDEKNISKNGDKVSIMEMRPISRKKCWRLVSILEKSK, encoded by the coding sequence ATGGCAGGAGAAGATAAAAAATCCATTATTCGGAATAGGAGAAAACAAAAACAAGGAACTGTCATAAGTGATAAAATGGATAAAACAATTGTAGTGTCTGAAGTAAAAAAAATAAAACACAGATATTATGGGAAAAGTGTAATAAAGAAAAAAAAATACATGGTTCATGATGAAAAAAATATTTCTAAAAATGGAGACAAAGTTAGTATTATGGAAATGCGTCCTATAAGCAGAAAAAAATGTTGGAGATTAGTATCCATATTAGAAAAATCCAAATAA
- the fusA gene encoding elongation factor G, with product MEKDLRYTRNIGIAAHIDAGKTTTTERILFYTGINHKIGEVHDGAATMDWMQQEQERGITITSAATCCEWIYNNKKYQINIIDTPGHVDFTVEVERSMRVLDGMVVLFSAVDGVEPQSETVWRQADKYGIPRIAFVNKMDRQGADFFHVCSQIKKILGANSVPLQLPIGSGDNFIGVVDLIASKAIIWDEKNYGMTYQKHPIPEEMKSLVNDYHNQLIETLSEHDDVIMEKFLYDNYTISEDDIIHSLQKNTIKMKVIPILCGSSFKNKGVQAILDSICRYLPSPLEVKDIVGTHPISQKQEIRKPNENEPFSALAFKIASDPFVGRLAFFRVYSGKIESGSYSFNARSGNKERISRIYQMHANKQNPIEKIGAGDIAAVVGFKDIKTGDTLCDEKYPILLENILFPDPVIGLAIEPKFKSDIDKMTFALSKLMEEDPTFQVRTDHYTGQTIISGMGELHLEVIVDRMKREFKVEVNQGKPQVEYKEALTDLVKHREIYKKQTGGRGKYADILFRLEPGNIGKSGLVFINKVKGGNIPKEYIPSIEKGCKEMMKNGPLSGYEIDSAKVTILDGSYHSVDSDQLSFEIAGKLGFKEAAKKAKPVLLEPIMKLEVIVPEENMGEVIGDLNRRRGIVQNMNTRNNIKVIQALVPLSEMFGYVTVLRTLSSGRGTSVMEFSHYDTVPANVVDGIIIENRNKKTKK from the coding sequence ATGGAAAAAGACTTAAGGTATACAAGAAATATAGGAATTGCGGCACATATTGATGCAGGAAAAACGACTACCACAGAAAGAATTTTGTTTTATACAGGAATTAATCATAAGATAGGAGAAGTTCACGATGGAGCTGCCACTATGGATTGGATGCAACAAGAGCAAGAACGTGGAATAACTATAACTTCAGCAGCTACATGTTGCGAATGGATATATAATAATAAAAAATATCAGATTAATATTATAGATACTCCCGGCCATGTAGATTTTACTGTAGAAGTAGAACGATCAATGAGAGTTTTGGATGGGATGGTCGTTTTATTCAGTGCGGTTGATGGTGTTGAGCCTCAATCTGAAACTGTGTGGAGACAAGCGGATAAATACGGAATACCTAGGATAGCTTTTGTCAATAAAATGGATAGACAAGGAGCTGATTTTTTTCATGTTTGTTCTCAAATAAAAAAAATTTTAGGAGCTAATTCAGTTCCGTTGCAACTTCCTATTGGAAGTGGAGATAACTTTATAGGAGTAGTAGATTTGATAGCGAGTAAAGCTATAATATGGGATGAAAAAAATTATGGTATGACGTATCAAAAGCATCCTATTCCAGAAGAAATGAAAAGTCTAGTTAATGATTACCACAATCAACTTATTGAAACTTTATCCGAACATGATGATGTCATAATGGAAAAGTTTTTGTACGATAATTATACTATATCAGAAGATGATATTATTCATTCTTTGCAAAAGAATACAATAAAAATGAAAGTAATTCCTATTCTATGTGGTTCTTCTTTTAAAAATAAAGGAGTACAGGCTATATTAGATTCTATATGCAGATACTTGCCTTCTCCTCTAGAAGTTAAAGACATAGTAGGGACTCACCCTATTAGTCAAAAACAAGAGATAAGAAAACCCAATGAAAATGAGCCTTTTTCTGCTTTAGCATTCAAAATAGCAAGTGATCCTTTTGTAGGCCGTCTAGCTTTTTTCAGGGTTTATTCTGGAAAAATAGAATCCGGATCTTATAGTTTTAATGCAAGATCTGGTAATAAAGAACGCATTTCTAGAATATATCAAATGCATGCAAATAAACAAAATCCAATAGAAAAAATTGGAGCTGGAGATATAGCTGCTGTAGTCGGTTTTAAAGATATTAAAACAGGTGATACTTTATGTGATGAAAAATATCCAATTTTATTAGAAAATATATTGTTTCCTGATCCAGTTATTGGTTTAGCTATTGAACCTAAATTCAAGTCTGATATTGATAAAATGACTTTTGCTTTATCTAAATTAATGGAAGAAGATCCTACTTTTCAAGTTAGAACAGATCATTATACAGGTCAAACAATTATTTCAGGAATGGGAGAACTCCATTTGGAAGTCATTGTAGATCGGATGAAAAGAGAATTCAAAGTTGAAGTCAACCAAGGAAAACCTCAAGTAGAGTATAAAGAAGCTCTAACAGATTTGGTAAAACATCGAGAAATTTATAAAAAACAAACAGGAGGTAGAGGAAAATATGCGGATATATTGTTTAGATTAGAACCTGGAAATATAGGAAAATCTGGATTGGTATTTATTAATAAAGTCAAAGGAGGAAATATCCCAAAAGAATACATTCCTTCTATAGAAAAGGGATGTAAAGAAATGATGAAAAATGGACCTTTATCTGGATATGAAATAGATAGTGCCAAAGTAACTATTTTAGATGGATCTTATCATTCTGTTGATTCAGATCAACTTTCTTTCGAAATAGCAGGTAAATTAGGTTTTAAGGAAGCAGCTAAAAAAGCTAAGCCTGTTTTGTTAGAACCAATTATGAAATTAGAAGTAATTGTTCCAGAAGAAAACATGGGGGAAGTAATAGGAGATTTGAATCGCAGAAGAGGAATAGTTCAAAATATGAACACTCGAAATAATATAAAGGTAATTCAAGCTTTAGTTCCATTATCTGAAATGTTTGGATATGTAACAGTTCTACGAACACTTTCTTCTGGAAGGGGAACTTCTGTTATGGAATTTTCTCATTACGATACGGTTCCTGCTAATGTAGTAGATGGTATTATTATAGAAAACCGTAATAAGAAAACAAAAAAATAA
- the rplN gene encoding 50S ribosomal protein L14 yields MLQQESICKVSDNTGAKEALIIRVLGGTKKRYASLGDSIVVTIKIAVPGGGTVKKGQVSKAVVIRTKNRTKRKDGSYISFDDNACVLINASGEMIGTRVFGPVARELREKEYMKIISLAQEVL; encoded by the coding sequence ATGTTGCAACAAGAGTCTATTTGTAAAGTATCGGATAATACAGGAGCTAAAGAAGCGTTGATTATTAGAGTATTAGGTGGAACCAAAAAAAGATATGCTTCTCTAGGGGATTCTATAGTTGTTACTATAAAAATAGCTGTCCCCGGAGGAGGGACAGTTAAAAAAGGACAAGTATCTAAAGCTGTGGTTATTAGAACGAAAAATAGAACAAAAAGAAAAGATGGATCTTATATAAGTTTTGATGATAATGCCTGTGTTTTAATTAATGCCTCTGGTGAAATGATAGGAACAAGGGTTTTTGGTCCTGTAGCAAGAGAACTTAGAGAAAAAGAATACATGAAAATTATATCTTTAGCACAAGAAGTTTTGTGA
- the rplB gene encoding 50S ribosomal protein L2 — MSIRKLKPITPGQRFRIVNCFDQITNHNPEKTLVKGKCKSGGRNNTGRMTIRYSGGGHKRKYRIIDFKRRKFGIHAVIKSIEYDPNRSSFIALLHYKDGEKRYIVAMDGFKIGQKVISGKNVPFHIGNSTFLSEIPLGTNVSCIELRPGQGAKIARTAGSFAQLFAKDKKYATIKLPSGEMRTIMTTCMATIGVVSNLDHQLETYGKAGKKRHFGRRPRTRGVAMNPVDHPMGGGEGKASGGIPRSRTGKPSKGFRTRSKKRYSNKYILQRRKK, encoded by the coding sequence ATGTCAATCAGAAAATTAAAACCTATTACACCTGGTCAACGTTTCAGAATAGTAAATTGTTTTGATCAAATAACAAATCATAATCCTGAAAAAACTTTAGTTAAAGGAAAATGTAAGTCTGGAGGACGAAATAATACTGGACGAATGACTATACGCTATTCTGGAGGTGGTCATAAAAGAAAGTATAGAATAATTGATTTCAAAAGAAGAAAATTTGGAATTCATGCTGTTATAAAATCTATAGAATACGATCCAAATCGATCTTCTTTTATCGCCTTGCTTCATTACAAAGATGGAGAAAAGAGATATATTGTAGCTATGGATGGATTTAAAATAGGTCAAAAAGTTATTTCTGGTAAAAATGTACCTTTTCATATAGGAAATTCTACTTTTTTGAGTGAAATACCATTAGGTACTAATGTGTCTTGTATAGAACTTAGGCCTGGTCAGGGTGCAAAAATAGCTAGAACTGCAGGTTCTTTTGCTCAATTGTTCGCAAAAGATAAAAAATATGCTACAATTAAACTTCCATCTGGAGAAATGAGAACAATTATGACGACTTGCATGGCAACAATTGGAGTTGTTTCTAATCTTGATCATCAATTAGAAACGTATGGTAAAGCAGGAAAAAAAAGACATTTTGGAAGAAGGCCTAGAACTAGAGGAGTGGCAATGAATCCTGTCGATCATCCAATGGGAGGGGGAGAAGGAAAAGCTTCTGGAGGGATACCTAGAAGTAGAACAGGAAAGCCATCTAAAGGTTTTAGAACTCGTTCTAAAAAAAGATATTCTAATAAATATATTTTACAAAGAAGAAAAAAATAA
- the rpmC gene encoding 50S ribosomal protein L29: protein MKDSDIKILSIDDLIQEIKVLENNYQNVKFYHSVRINKNPMIIRIMRRKIAKLKTELNKKINGRRR, encoded by the coding sequence ATGAAAGATTCAGATATCAAAATTTTATCAATTGATGATTTGATTCAAGAAATTAAAGTTCTTGAAAATAATTATCAAAATGTAAAGTTTTACCATTCTGTAAGAATAAATAAAAATCCTATGATAATCAGAATTATGAGAAGAAAAATTGCTAAATTGAAAACGGAATTAAATAAAAAAATAAATGGCAGGAGAAGATAA
- the map gene encoding type I methionyl aminopeptidase: MIQLKTIEEIILIKKSAFLVSKTLGMLAKEVKPGVNTLFLDKLAENFIRDHGGEPAFLGLYDFPNTLCVSPNHQVVHGIPNQSPLCEGDILSIDCGVYMNGFYGEHAYTFEVGTVSNDIKKFLNCSKKSLYIGISKCRTGNHTGDIGYSIQSYIEKNGYSVVKDLVGHGLGKEMHEDPQIPNFGKKGKGFQLKNGLVLSVEPMINLGTSEILFHKDGWTITTLDEKISAHYEHNIAIIDGYPCLLSTFRYIYKELNIQSFEEDPFQNKKIDIDNF, from the coding sequence TTGATACAGTTAAAAACTATTGAAGAAATAATCTTAATCAAAAAAAGTGCTTTTTTAGTTTCTAAAACATTAGGAATGTTAGCTAAAGAAGTTAAACCTGGTGTGAATACTCTTTTTCTAGATAAACTTGCAGAAAATTTTATTCGTGATCACGGTGGAGAGCCAGCTTTTTTAGGTTTATATGACTTTCCAAATACTTTATGTGTTTCTCCAAATCATCAAGTAGTGCATGGTATTCCTAATCAATCTCCTTTGTGTGAAGGAGACATTTTGTCTATAGATTGTGGGGTTTATATGAATGGCTTTTATGGAGAACATGCTTACACTTTTGAAGTTGGAACTGTTTCTAACGACATAAAAAAATTTCTTAATTGTTCTAAAAAATCTCTTTATATTGGAATTTCCAAATGTAGAACCGGAAATCATACTGGAGATATAGGTTATTCTATACAATCTTACATTGAAAAAAATGGGTACAGTGTGGTCAAAGATCTTGTAGGTCATGGACTTGGTAAAGAAATGCATGAAGATCCTCAAATTCCTAATTTTGGAAAAAAAGGAAAAGGGTTTCAATTAAAAAATGGATTGGTTCTTTCTGTAGAACCTATGATTAATTTGGGTACGTCCGAAATATTATTTCATAAAGATGGATGGACAATCACCACTTTAGATGAAAAAATATCTGCTCATTATGAACATAATATAGCTATTATTGATGGATATCCTTGTTTACTTTCTACTTTTCGTTATATTTACAAAGAACTTAATATTCAATCATTCGAAGAGGATCCTTTTCAAAACAAAAAAATTGATATAGATAATTTTTAA